A genome region from Sebastes umbrosus isolate fSebUmb1 chromosome 22, fSebUmb1.pri, whole genome shotgun sequence includes the following:
- the LOC119481158 gene encoding uncharacterized protein LOC119481158, whose translation MMRGVCLGFLDVPLVFLLLGSVTGLLQTDHRRDAEDGQERNKAILEMLHINKVSASHQAKPHPYMRGIYQRLDSLEAQDFGTSDGTLVQSFRSVVGPHQAPAGWIWFNVSSLNPSMLGAELVLFRKTLHPRPISVTVTLHSVTASQGALKESPALEERLLTLDQRSSSGYDVFDVSAVLPVKPLEVLGFQLRYTDESGSLVLHEALTQSLYCLNRGSLSEPLLVLYQSHPLHI comes from the exons ATGATGCGAGGAGTCTGCTTGGGATTTTTAGACGTACCGCTGGTCTTCCTCCTGCTGGGCTCCGTCACAGGCCTGCTGCAGACGGATCACCGCAGAGATGCAGAGGATGGCCAGGAGCGCAACAAGGCCATTTTGGAAATGCTACATATCAATAAAGTGTCTGCGAGCCATCAGGCTAAGCCACATCCCTACATGAGAGGGATCTATCAGCGTCTGGACTCACTGGAGGCTCAAGACTTTGGGACTTCAGATGGAACGCTGGTGCAGAGTTTTCGGAGTGTTGTTG GTCCACATCAGGCCCCTGCAGGATGGATCTGGTTCAATGTCAGCAGCCTGAACCCCTCCATGCTGGGTGCAGAGCTGGTTCTGTTCAGGAAAACCCTGCACCCCCGTCCCATCAGCGTGACCGTCACCCTGCACAGTGTCACAGCTTCACAGGGGGCCCTGAAGGAAAGTCCTGCCCTCGAGGAGAGACTGCTGACCCTGGACCAGCGGTCCTCATCTGGATATGATGTGTTTGATGTGTCAGCTGTTCTACCTGTGAAGCCTCTGGAGGTGCTGGGTTTCCAGCTGCGTTACACAGACGAGAGTGGGAGTCTGGTCCTTCATGAAGCCCTGACACAGAGTCTTTACTGTCTGAACAGAGGCTCCCTGAGTGAACCCTTACTGGTGCTGTACCAGTCACACCCCCTCCACATCTAA